A segment of the Lycium ferocissimum isolate CSIRO_LF1 unplaced genomic scaffold, AGI_CSIRO_Lferr_CH_V1 ctg19739, whole genome shotgun sequence genome:
CCATATACTTACTGTGTCGCCCCTTATCTAAATCCTCAATACTTACCTTCGTCTATACGTCAAATTCTACACCGCccacaagtttaaatttttttccgcAAATTCCGACTCCAATCAATCGTCGGAAACTGATAAAATATTTCTGTAAGGCTCTCTCCAACCACTAGCAGAAGGAAACTAAAGTCCGACAAACATCGCAAAACTTCTTAgtacttaattcacataattacctccatatatatacatgaggggtaagcgaaccatttaattcccaacTACTTGTCATACATTTTGTATTTTcccaataaggtgaaacttaatcGTTggacatttttgcccctcaacatAGGCTTTTCTAAAGCAAAGTGTGATTGGAACATATTTTAGTCCGTTTAAATAAATCACGAATTTGCTGgtcatatatactttctcgaaATAGAATTTCCAAAATAAGGGTGGTGCTTCTTACGAATGACATGGGGGTGtcttttaaactttaatccaACATAATAGATTTACTCTATCGGTATCGACTTTCAAGACATGCTAAGaacttacatctcattttcctttttataattttggaaaaatttgggcagaggttcctctatatttcttactatcccaaaacctgcacgcaggaaataccaacaatgcctctggccaacatatatacgtacgtatcatatcgtagcaTAGCACACACGGgctaacaatttcaagtaaaacatgaatatgTCGGGACTTACCTTACACACATAACTCAAATGGCACCGGTGgcattttcctattttctttccttttcgattttcaactttatatatcaatcatacttcaaatgacttccccaacatacatctttcataccattgcttacctgaatactgtgtagcttccaatatcatcaatcactgtcttctgtcgataccgtcctccggctgaaatcaaaggttagtaggaAGTAATTCGTTTCCTacggctggctctatcgcacgatctaagatccaaagaaaggtaacaccctaaatgtcctgtagcctcctgtttatagatgtggtgcacaacacaccgataaacaagactctacgagacatgGCCTGTacacattccgaggacaaaccgctctgataccacttttgtcacgacccagctccgtgggccgcgactgatgtcctacttggacaccccaaaCAGACGTACATATTAACTCGTCATATTTTATCTAActcaaactttcatattaattatctcaaacagattaaaagcaaatattatcttaagcggtcgcgcgtgcaaaaattatcatatcatagtcagaaggggcggcggaatacacatcgccgaacagatatacacacatatacaaaagtacgggccatttaggccgcatccaaataggatagattggcggaatatacatcgccagatACATACACGTATACGGACAATTGGGCCGTTTTGGCCATAGTAAAGCAAACGGGACCCGTAAGACACGTATTGTAAacaaacgaacacacacatgacccatgacccacatatatgactacgggactctacaaatcgaaacaaacatatgacggacaggccccgccgtaccccaaataatcaaatatacaaaagcataaacatcgcagaagataggtaccaacatatgggctccgaCCAAAAGGAGCACCCCGTAATAGCgtaatgtgtggcctacactggcggatcacgaacctctgtacctgcgggcatgaaacgcagcccccgaagaaagggggtcagtacgaaagatgtactgagtatgtaaagcatagagtacagaaatccaaaccataactgaagtgaaaggtacagagagagaataccggatcaatatataccaaacctgtactgaagacatatgtacataatgcaaacagagatcatgcataaggctcaggaacgtggtcaccactccgacgctggtgccacacacaAAAGCATactccgaaggtttcaaatctccgtacaccccgaacacaacatatcatatcatcaaacatatcatatcatcaaacatatcataagccatatcacaaagataactcctaaatggaacccggccctatggcgaggtctcggaaccgtaacacaaagatatcgcctaatttatcatagtgcgcacgatcacaaaccggcccggaaccggcaaacgatatcatagtaataggcacgagcagagtagtgcggaaaccatatgcatatacacaatttaattccaagactcgacgattaaatacacatatacatatacttatacatattgaAGTCGAAGGTTCAAAGTAAGTATCGAGTCTGTCAGAATAGTATACACAAGTATGAGCCTTTAAATTTAccaaactttcgaaaaatacttcataagccATTTTTTGAAGATTTAGTGTCGTTTACATTTaggagctttcaaataacttatagAACAAATCAAACGGAGCCTTAAATGCGTAGGCAAAGGTCCCCTCTTTATACCATACAAAGGTGGATCAAGTAAGACAAAcgaaggaagtctcgggactagtgggcccacctcgggtcaagtcgaggtggcggacacaaattacgaacattagactctatggagtcatccatgtaaatttcaaaacgattctatcacattttgcaaattatggatgttcggatagttttccaacaaaacataagagttataattcaattacattgaatgaatagtacctaaaaTCAGACTCGGATTTCGATGACCAGAattgcccccgaggctcaaatctcaacctagtatggctaggacatgccgaaagaaggaaagggatagttttacatacctttttcacttcttacGCTCGCCCAAAATCAAATCCtgtttgcttcaaaatctacaattggtcatagttgccaaatataagtttcaagcttttatgcattcaaacttaaatccatatttgtctaccgaaatttcggcagcatttcccctataaattcaacatccccgagatttaaactcggcAAATTAGcagcaaccataccaacaacaacaccaacaacatcagcaatcgactagaaacgcattctaacataaatagttttcttttccaaataatgcaacaacttccaatccaacttgtattttcaaatctatattaatattttcatgttcatatactaatttaagatcattcaaacacaggccaagaatattccaagccatatatccaatattcaacaattccatcaattccatattccactcaaaattcctacatatgcaacaaaaccatcacaacacattttctacttacaaattcataaccaacaacaataatccacactttgacaacttcatttccataatatcataaagtcATTCTAAAataacataatcttctacaATCAACTTCAATGCCAAATTAAACCATCTAGCCTTCCtttacattataaggatcacaacaacacaattaacatactaaacaaaattaatccatttccattctacctccctacaccacacggctacattcCATATTTCCAACCCCAATCAAATTCATCCAACTTTCATCTCCAAtgtgaattccaccataaccataactagaataatacataaaattcaactcatcttaaCTACACAAcaatgcacacacacggccacatgcacacatgcacacccattttgcaaactttcatatttccatagattctactcatttctacatactagaacataaacaaaccttcataacatgataaaaaggaattaattcttacctttctctccaaacttcttcacttggctaaggtgttaaattgatgaaacaagctccccatcttccaaaataattacaccaagttgtaaaggacccttgaattagtggaaataccacaagaaaataatttttgggagaagatttcaaaggggcaaaaattggagctatggccgaatggccttcatttttgctcttcttgcttttgtttttctccttgtcttatttttcttgaagtttctaaggatgatgatccttatattaatttggcacatggaaaatttattaacttgtgggcttggccataagatggccggccacccctctcttttgggctttaattttctcttcattttttttagcccaattggttatcattcttgttttgtaattcccgaaactaatttccaaaattccaatttttcccttagccTTCCCCGACGCTTCCGCGTCCACACTTCTCATAAGCAACAACATGTAtcaaatagaatcaaaatatggccttattccttataagtcacaattattccaaaattttcgaatatgtgaaaatacgggatataacagcttgGACTTTCCAGGTGTGTATCAAATATATGAGCAAGATAAGCTTCACAACCCTGACTAACCATCTTTCTTGCCACAACTGTAGAGATAATATTAGATGTCAATGATCTTTCACCTAGAACAATCatgtgtgaaaatgaaggaaCTCTAAGTGTCACACGTTTTGACCTACAATCCACTACTGCATGGTATCTATGAAGCCAATCCATACTGATGATGACATCATAGTTTTGGAAAGGCATTCCAATCAAATCAACAGGGAAGACTAGATTTTGAATCACAAAGGGACAACCCCGATAGATTTGATTACAAATAACCTTTTGACCCAAAGGACTTTGGACAAGCACACCATAATCAAGTCTCACAGATTTCACATTTTTAGGAAAAACCATTGATGAGCAAACATAGGAATgtgtagaaccaggatcaaatAATGTAACAACACATAAGCCAAATAAGTGAAATTTACCCACAACCACGTCTGCCCCATCTTGTTTATCCCTCTGTCTCATAGCATAAGCTCATGCTATAGCTCTTGACCCACTAGCTTGATTGGCTCCACCGGCACTTGTTGCTTGTCTGTTTCTAGATCTTACACCTCTATTCCCTTGAGAAGGATTGGTAATAGGTTTCTGAACTGAGCCTTCCGTACGCGAAGAAGAAGTAGGGTTAGGGTTAGGAAAATCCTGCACTTTATGATCGAAGCTTCCATAATTAAAACAAGCACCAGAAGCTCTTCGGCAAGTACCATAGTGATTCTTTCCACATTGTGCACTAGCGGGTACACGAGTCTTGCCTTGGCCATAGCTTGGAGTGGAAGCAGTAGAGAAATTTGATCTATTTTGCTTATGCCGGGCTGACTTGTGAACACTACCAGCTTTGGAATTGTCAAACCTTCCCCTTTTAGATGGACCTCCTAAATCTACATCAGCTTTTCTGAACTTGTTTTCATTTCTACTAGCTTGTTCCTTGTCGATCCTTTCCAAAGTAAGAGCAGCTGAAACTAATTTACAAAAGTCCTCATGTTGTTGGACCGCCACAAATTTTCTGATGGAATTATTCAAACCGTCTTCAAATCGCCTGCACTTATCTTTTTCGTTATTAATAATACCACCAGCATAACGAGAAAGCCTGAGAAACTTCTGTTGTTATTCAGCAATAGACATACCCTCTTGTTCTAAATTCAGAAACTCCTTTTTCTTTGCATCATGATAAGCAGGTGGGACATACTTCATACGAAATTCTTTCACAAAATCATTCCAAGTAAGAATAGAAGGTTTTGCCTTGGCATTCGGTACACTTACCCACCAATCATAGGCATCATTTTGTAACAGTGAGACACCATACTTAAATTTGGCAGTGTCTAAACACTCTAATTGCTCAAATACGCTTTCTATGCGCTCCAACCATTGCTTGGCATCCGTAGGATCAACAGTGCCTTCAAACTCAACTCCgcccatttttctcattttctcaaaGTTCATTTCATTAGGGTTGGGCATTCTTCTAGCCATGTGATGAAATAAATCAGCCATTTGTTAAAAAGGTAGATCAACAACAGGAGTACTATGACTCATTTGAGGATGTGGCTCAACTCTTGCACCCTGATTATTTCCACTTCAGATCCACTAGTACGAGGAAaattagaattagaaaaaaattctCCAATCCCTTCTTGTAAGTAAGGTTGGGCATTAGATTTATTTAAACCCTCACGAGCGGCTTCCATGGGTCTGTTAGAGGAAGAAGAGGCCATAACTTTATTCCTACATAAGGGAAGATCACATTGCATTAGGGATAGGTACATGATGCATATGCACAATACACGCAACAAAACATGTTAAAAAGGAACAAGTCACAACAAAAGTCCAAGAATCACAAACCTAGGCTCTGAAACCAAAACTTGTAGCAACACTTTTTGGGAGGATGccacttacgaaacaaaagctaatttATATCAAAAGATATTCACAATAATTTAGGGGCTGAAATAGGCACATGCGAAAAAGGTTTAAAACTGCgacattttttcttcttctgaaCAATGCACTTCATAACATCCCTGAAAGAAATACAATATCAGAGTATCAATTTAATATGGTAGCACCCTTCTTGAATAATCAAAATGTTGAAGCAACCTCctaatgaaattatattttccattcAGCACCATTGCAGGTTCATATTATACACGAATTTTAAACGTGTGAATACCAAAAGAAAACTAGTCTCCTCCTTGGTACATAATTACAAGACAAAATGTAAATTTAGTACATGCCATGACTTGGGTTGAAAGCACACCCTGaaatagcaaaacaagtcaCCAAGTTCAAGTTACATGCGTATGGTCTTGTGTCCAACAAGCCTCCAAAATTACATACATAAGTGTGACATATGGATCATCTGCAATTCCCCAAATTTTACAAGACCTAGATGcatatgcaaatgtgatcttcactaaAGCTCCAAAAAAAGTCTACTCCAAATGGCcatcttcaaatctcttcccGTACAAAACTTGTAGCATCCCCTTTGGGAGGATGCCACTTATgaaacaaaagctaatttcACACTTACAACGTTCAGAAGGATTTATATGAAAAGATATTCACAATAATTTAGTGGCAGAAATAGGCCCATGCGAAAAAGGTTCAGaaaaaagttttctttcttAGAAAAACACTTCGTAACATCCCTTGAAGAAATGCAGTATCAGAGTATCAATTTAATATGGTAGGACCCCTCTTGAATAATCAAAATTTTGAAGCAACTTCCTAATGAAATTATGTTTCCATTCAGCACCATTGCAGGTTCGTATTATACACGAAACTCAAACTTGTGATTATCACAGAAAACTAGtatcttcctttgtacataattacaagGAAAAATGTAAACCCAGTACATGGCATGACTTAGGTTAAAAGCACACCTAAAAACAGCAAAACAAGTTACCGAGTTCAAGTTACAAGCTTATGGTCGTGTGGTCCAACAAgcctccaaaatttcatacataagtgtAACAGATGGATCATCTACAAGTCCAAATATTTTACAAGACCTAGATGCATATGAAAATATGATCTTCACCAAGGCGCCAAAAAAGTCTGCTCTAAATGGCCATCTTCAAAACTCTTCCTGTACATTACCTATGATAGAAAACAACTATcactaagcataaagcttagtggcgTATATactttgggcttggagccattagattctccaattcccttatCCGTCGTAGGTAGCTCAATAAGATaataataaatcaagtaaacaagtatatcaaagtatcaaatATTAAAACCTTGAAGAGTTTTCGAATGTCGAAATCAATATTCGAAGGTTCAAGTGTCAAGGAAGCTTACAAAtcaattcaagagagtttgtcaaataacCAATTTCGCCTTATTTGTACGTCATGCTATCACaccaagcacaatcaatatcaaGATGGATCGAAGCCCCAAATCAAGTAGGatcgtcacccaataatcaagagaatcaagagccatgttgaaagtggctttccactcatactcgaaaatggacaaaagtccatcaccaagacgaaatgtaaatccaaagtaAAGATGGGCAAGATTCGAATCAAGAGGCATGCCGATATCGGTGACAAGGTCACCGCAACAAGAAGTacaaagtcccaacaagaatgcaaaatgatcaaCCAATTCATACAAGTGGGCGATTTAGCGaatattttgtaatacttgaaataataaccatacaatgatatcagatgaatataaaggaaacaacacatcaagatacttcaaaaattccagaaaataaagatatttcaagttcaagtttatacacaaaccatggtgttttaccacacaacaagttctaccacaactcgaggagttcaaatcgtctacgccatagaccaaccaaagtccactttgtcaaacaattcctctttgcttgtacaagagtatatataccttaaatataCAATCAAATATCTATTTAAGTTCAATGGTTTCAACACGTCGAAACTAAACATGATATCAGTGAAATCAccctaaactatcaaaacagAAATTCTGGATGGTATTACTGTCTTGTATTGTGGCTCAGTTTCAAAGGGGTAAACGGGAAAAATAGACTTCGTGGccttaataaaagttgtagatatatgtcttggggttttaaagaaatttaaatCACTCCTATAGAAGTTTTGTACAAAATGATTTGCTTAAAATACTAACAGTAGTACATGTAGGGTTTGTAAAACAGAAATCTGGGTAGCACCTGCCCTGTACTTTATCACCCCTTTTAcagtaaataaaagaaaaaatgggtTTTGGAGCCTAAACTAAAGTTTAGGGCTATGAAATAGATTTCTAGAACATCTTGGatcacttaaaactaaattttaccTAAGGAATTATACTGAAAACACTAACAGCTATCCAGTTCAAAAGCAGGTTTTGTAACTTACCTCAATAGTGTGGATTAGTTTGTGGCTCAACCAAAAcaagtcttgatgattgatttagaggatgaatattatgagaAGAGAGAAGCTTTGGGGTTTTATTTTTGGTGGAAGAAACGAAATATGAAGAGGAGGTGGAGAGGATATGAGCTAAAGGTAATATATTTAGCTAAAGGTAATATATTTACCTTTGGATTActacaaactttattttttttgtgttgataACTACAAAAAGGGGCTGccctaaatacataaatatctaatccatttaataaTTTCCCAAGATAATAATCATAGTAGGAGTAGTTTACataactacaccataacacttcaaacaagtttcaaatatcgtCAAAGTTCACATTTAGGAAGTGCTAAGcaaaatatacccttactatcaagatatggtcaatcgaaaattcaaggattaattaaatataaaaaatggggGTGTTACAACTCTTCCCCCTTAAGATATTTCGTCCGAAATTTACCTTATACTAGCCTCAAAACAAATGTGGATATTGAATTCGCATATCCTCCTCTCGCTTCCAGGTAGCTTCTTTGCTAGAATGATTCCTCCAAAGGACTTTTACTAATCAAATTTTCCTATTTCTAAGCTCTTTTAGCTCACGCGCTAAGATTTGAATAGGTTCCTCTTCATATGTCAAGTCAGGACTTACCTCAATGGATTAACAGGAAGAATACGAGTTGGATCTGAGCGATGTCTtctaagcatagaaacatggaagacATTTTGGATCTTATCTAACTCCGATGGAAGAGCTAGTTTCTATGCAACTGGACCAACTCTCTCAAGTACTTCATATGGTCCAATAAATCGAGgactaagttttcctttttggccAAATATCATAATCTTCTTCCATGGAGAAACCTTTAAAAATACCTTATCTCCCACGTGATGTTCAATTTCACGCCTCTTAAGATCAGAATAAGACTTTTTTCTATCCGAGGTAAGCCCGTCAACCGGTTCGGTGGAACCGGttaaaaccgaaaccgaaccggtAAAAATCGGAACCGGAACCGGAACCGGAACCGGTAGAACCGGTTAACCGTTAATTgttttaccggtccggttcccatttttttgaaaccggaaccggttaaactGGTAAAACCggaccggtttaaccggttaaattaaaaaaaaaaaattaaacggTAGTTGGGGTAAAGGAATTGGACCGTTGgtaacggtccatttgcaaaaataggCATTGCCAAACGGTCAAATACTTAATTTTTGGCCCCAcaacccccaaacttttttttaacactttaacccatccctcacccctatataaacccttcttcattttcattttaattcacaccaattcactctctctctttctctcaaatctc
Coding sequences within it:
- the LOC132043001 gene encoding uncharacterized protein LOC132043001, which translates into the protein MRQRDKQDGADVVVGKFHLFGLCVVTLFDPGSTHSYVCSSMVFPKNVKSVRLDYGVLVQSPLGQKVICNQIYRGCPFVIQNLVFPVDLIGMPFQNYDVIISMDWLHRYHAVVDCRSKRVTLRVPSFSHMIVLGERSLTSNIISTVVARKM
- the LOC132043000 gene encoding uncharacterized protein LOC132043000, which gives rise to MADLFHHMARRMPNPNEMNFEKMRKMGGVEFEGTVDPTDAKQWLERIESVFEQLECLDTAKFKYGVSLLQNDAYDWWVSVPNAKAKPSILTWNDFVKEFRMKLSRYAGGIINNEKDKCRRFEDGLNNSIRKFVAVQQHEDFCKLVSAALTLERIDKEQASRNENKFRKADVDLGGPSKRGRFDNSKAGSVHKSARHKQNRSNFSTASTPSYGQGKTRVPASAQCGKNHYGTCRRASGACFNYGSFDHKVQDFPNPNPTSSSRTEGSVQKPITNPSQGNRGVRSRNRQATSAGGANQASGSRAIA